The Mycolicibacterium cosmeticum DNA window CCGGAAGGTGGCATGGCCGCGGCGTACCGCGGCGGCCAGGTCCAGCGACGCCGCCTGATTGAACAGGATGACGGTCAGCGCCAACTGGGCCAGGATGTTGAAGGTCCGGGTGTCATCGGCGGCGATGACGTCGAACCCGAAGGGCCCGAGCATCATGCCCATGAGCACGAACACCAACCCGGGCGCCAGGTACCAGCGACTGACCAGACCCGAGATCACGGCATAGAGCAACACCAGCAGCGTGAGGGCGAGCGCGGTACCGGTGTGCACACCGCGAGATCCTAGTTTTACCGGCCCCGATCCGCCGGAGGCGGGCGGTGCGCGGCGGTGTTGAAGGCGATACCGCCGATACCGGCCGCGGCCGTCGCGATGTCGATGCCGGCACTGTTGGGGCCACGCTCGGGCGGCGCCGGGGCGGGCTGCGGCGCGGCAGGCAGGTGGTAGTGCCGGGCCAGCCGGTGCTCCTCCTCGGGGGTGATACCGGCCCGAACCCGCAGCGTCGGCGCCTGTTTGATGGTGCCCTTGTCGACGGCGACGGTGACGGTGTTGCGGTCACAATGCGCGCCGGCCAGGGGAACGAACGCCGACGACAAGCCGAACAGTCCGGTGCCCACCGTCACCCATTTCGGTTCGCGGGTGTCCGCGTCAACGAAGATCTGGTGGATCTTGCCGATCTTGTGGCCGGTGACGTCGTACGCGGTCGCACCGACGAACTGCTGCACCGAGCTCGTCATGTTCTTTCCTCCGTTTTCGGGGACATCCCGCAACGGGTAGCCGGATCGCCCCGGCCGCTAAACATCAGGCCCCGTTGTTCGGACCGCCCGAGTTGGCGCCGGGGATGTCGGTGATCGGGAAGTTCGGCATCGGCGGCGGTGACGGGGTGGCGGGCAGCGACGGGATCTCCGCGGCCGGGATATCGGTGAGATCGTTTACCGGCGGACCGTTCTCGCGACTGCCGTAACTGGTCCCGGGTTTGCGCTCGCCGAGCATGTGGGTGACGGTCACCAGGTGGTACCCGTTGGCCTTGAGCACCGGGATGAACTGGTACACCAGATCCACGGTGGAGGAATAGGTGTCATGAAAAAGGACGACAGCACCAGGCTTGATCTGGGTCATCAGCATGTACCGGGTGGCGGCGGTGTTGGCGTCGTTGAACCAGTCGAACGGGATGACGTCCCAGTTGATATCGGCCAGGCCCTGCTTGCCGGCCTCGGCCAGCACCGCGTCGTTGATCAGGCCGCCCGCGGTGCGCAGCAGTTTCGGCCGCTGACCGGTGG harbors:
- a CDS encoding PRC-barrel domain-containing protein codes for the protein MTSSVQQFVGATAYDVTGHKIGKIHQIFVDADTREPKWVTVGTGLFGLSSAFVPLAGAHCDRNTVTVAVDKGTIKQAPTLRVRAGITPEEEHRLARHYHLPAAPQPAPAPPERGPNSAGIDIATAAAGIGGIAFNTAAHRPPPADRGR
- a CDS encoding polysaccharide deacetylase family protein, which encodes MSRHAWLWTVVGVVAAVAVLIIGGLSGHIRRDDPDVVDCAKVKCVALTFDDGPGPYTDRLLKILADTDSKATFFLIGNKVAANPAGAKRVAEAGMEVGSHTWEHPNMTTIPPEAIPAQLSKASDAIESATGQRPKLLRTAGGLINDAVLAEAGKQGLADINWDVIPFDWFNDANTAATRYMLMTQIKPGAVVLFHDTYSSTVDLVYQFIPVLKANGYHLVTVTHMLGERKPGTSYGSRENGPPVNDLTDIPAAEIPSLPATPSPPPMPNFPITDIPGANSGGPNNGA